Proteins encoded by one window of Candidatus Poribacteria bacterium:
- a CDS encoding sigma-70 family RNA polymerase sigma factor, with protein MPHVDERYFIERTQHGDTEAFTPLVTTYQSRLYTHILGRIKDTETAKDLTQETWIKAFRAINTFRTDASFYSWLYRIAENVCIDYYRKQKVAHIIEPIHDINERRIIDTHPCPSHNIERQELRHHLQEAVARLTPTRKRVFLLYYVHEMPIKTIGKQIGRSEGTIKTHLRNARLHLRERLTPYMENQHISWLT; from the coding sequence TTGCCTCACGTCGACGAAAGATACTTCATTGAACGCACCCAACACGGCGACACCGAAGCGTTTACTCCACTTGTCACCACATACCAGTCCCGCCTCTATACCCACATTTTGGGACGCATCAAGGATACTGAGACCGCAAAAGACTTGACACAAGAGACTTGGATAAAAGCGTTTCGTGCCATCAACACCTTCCGCACCGACGCTTCATTTTACAGCTGGCTCTACCGCATCGCTGAGAATGTCTGTATCGACTACTACCGAAAACAGAAAGTAGCACACATCATCGAACCCATTCATGACATCAATGAACGCCGCATCATAGATACACATCCCTGTCCAAGCCACAACATTGAGCGGCAGGAACTCCGACACCATCTTCAGGAGGCTGTTGCGCGCCTGACACCGACACGTAAACGCGTCTTTCTCCTATACTATGTTCATGAAATGCCCATCAAAACCATCGGAAAACAAATAGGGCGGAGCGAAGGCACTATCAAGACACATCTTCGCAATGCACGCCTCCACCTCCGAGAACGCCTCACGCCTTACATGGAAAACCAACATATTTCTTGGCTCACATGA
- a CDS encoding DUF1501 domain-containing protein — protein sequence MDAKLWVPEYDTPELWHKEISRRGFFKSSVGSFLGLVAMQHFSSMGLAQLEDVVPRAKNCIVLFMSGGASQLDTFDPKPGTKNGGPFAAIPTSAKGIEISEHLPHVAEQAHHLSILRSMVSREGNHERARYLLHTGYAPGGAVRHPTLGSLTSYYLEDDTSDLPSCVNINAPTYSGGFLGATHDPFIVKDPMSPVDDLSYPAQMDTHRFRERLKMLKAIEADFIAKRTGRSTEAHEAIYKKADQLINSPKIDAFHLNEEPVAIREAYGMNKFGQGCLMARRLVEAGVKFVEVSIDGWDTHENNFERTKELLDMVDPAFAMLLKDLAERDLLEETLVLWLGEFGRTPKINDNDGRDHHTEGWSAVVAGGGTRGGQVIGSTNEDGTEVVSGAVRVPDLFASLCFALGIDGAEENYSRSGRPIRVVDDGTVIEELFT from the coding sequence ATGGACGCGAAATTGTGGGTGCCGGAGTACGATACCCCGGAATTGTGGCATAAAGAAATCTCACGGCGTGGGTTTTTCAAAAGTAGTGTCGGCAGTTTTTTGGGACTCGTCGCGATGCAGCATTTTAGTTCGATGGGACTTGCGCAGCTTGAGGATGTTGTGCCGCGCGCCAAAAATTGTATTGTGCTGTTCATGAGTGGTGGCGCGAGTCAATTAGACACTTTCGATCCGAAGCCCGGCACCAAAAATGGCGGTCCCTTTGCAGCGATTCCGACGAGTGCTAAAGGCATAGAAATTTCTGAACACCTCCCACATGTCGCGGAGCAGGCGCATCATCTCTCCATCCTCCGATCGATGGTTTCACGTGAAGGAAACCATGAACGCGCCCGCTATCTACTGCATACGGGTTATGCCCCCGGCGGTGCGGTCAGACATCCCACCCTCGGTTCACTCACCTCTTACTACCTTGAAGATGACACTTCCGATCTTCCGAGTTGCGTTAATATCAATGCGCCGACGTATTCCGGTGGTTTCCTCGGTGCGACGCACGATCCGTTTATCGTCAAGGATCCGATGAGTCCTGTGGACGACCTCTCCTATCCTGCGCAGATGGATACACACCGTTTTCGCGAACGTCTCAAAATGCTGAAAGCGATTGAGGCGGATTTCATCGCGAAACGGACTGGACGCAGCACGGAAGCACATGAAGCGATTTACAAGAAAGCCGACCAGCTCATCAACTCCCCAAAAATAGATGCGTTTCATCTCAATGAGGAACCCGTTGCTATCCGCGAGGCTTATGGTATGAATAAGTTCGGTCAAGGCTGTTTGATGGCACGCCGACTTGTGGAAGCCGGTGTTAAATTTGTGGAGGTTTCAATAGATGGCTGGGATACGCATGAAAATAACTTTGAACGGACGAAAGAACTCCTTGATATGGTGGATCCGGCATTCGCGATGCTCCTGAAGGATTTGGCTGAACGTGATCTTCTTGAGGAGACGCTTGTGCTATGGCTCGGCGAATTCGGGCGCACACCGAAAATTAACGACAATGATGGACGTGACCATCATACCGAGGGGTGGTCGGCGGTCGTTGCAGGCGGTGGTACACGTGGTGGACAGGTCATCGGAAGTACGAATGAAGATGGGACTGAGGTTGTCAGTGGTGCTGTCCGCGTGCCCGATCTGTTTGCATCGCTCTGCTTTGCCCTTGGGATCGACGGTGCCGAAGAGAACTATTCCCGATCTGGTCGTCCAATTCGGGTTGTTGACGATGGCACGGTGATAGAGGAGTTGTTCACATAG
- the rsmD gene encoding 16S rRNA (guanine(966)-N(2))-methyltransferase RsmD encodes MRVIAGTFKGRRLAAPKGDRLVRPTADRVKESVFSILREQVVDANFLDLCAGTGSIGIEALSRGAKHVTFLERDPRCIGIIERNLRMCGLLAESEARHCLLRRDAVKGISYLCKQSAVFEVIYFDPPYSVGLINGSQLYTDCLELLAESSLLRVGGVLLVEHAKQYVVPDAVGSLKQSRQARYGDTVVSFYEKRL; translated from the coding sequence ATGCGCGTTATTGCTGGCACATTCAAGGGTAGACGCTTGGCTGCCCCTAAAGGAGATCGTCTCGTTCGTCCGACTGCTGATCGGGTTAAAGAGTCAGTTTTTAGTATTCTGCGGGAGCAGGTGGTTGATGCGAACTTCTTAGACCTTTGTGCTGGTACAGGGAGTATAGGGATAGAAGCATTAAGCCGTGGGGCGAAGCATGTCACGTTTTTAGAGCGTGACCCGCGGTGCATCGGGATTATAGAGCGAAACCTCCGTATGTGTGGGCTACTTGCTGAATCCGAGGCGAGGCATTGTCTGCTCCGTCGTGATGCTGTGAAAGGGATTTCGTACCTCTGCAAGCAGTCGGCTGTGTTTGAGGTTATCTATTTCGATCCGCCATACAGTGTTGGTTTGATAAATGGCTCGCAATTGTATACGGACTGTCTGGAATTGCTTGCTGAGAGTTCGCTACTCCGCGTTGGTGGTGTCCTGCTTGTTGAACATGCAAAGCAGTACGTGGTGCCCGACGCGGTTGGGAGTTTAAAACAAAGTCGGCAAGCGCGTTATGGGGATACGGTTGTATCTTTTTATGAAAAGCGTCTATAG
- a CDS encoding cupin domain-containing protein, producing the protein MKILNLQSGTPFQMGKGKNWRVVHPDMGSKQLTLNHGLHAPGQEFTQHYHDASEDAIVVLEGGGAIRQGAVYTPIAAGDVIFVPAGEVHGTVNTTPNMARLISFQAPPDMALYRGERDTPDEAPTPQDGHRSNVQVINMARSGPVFGKSTDWRSVVSPKKGSVHLSLDYISLNKGESFTHEPIDSEAIYVLKDGNAGVTTGTGETCELEQHDVLFLSPGDTFSLSQAGDEPTVVISCWAVATSH; encoded by the coding sequence ATGAAAATCTTGAATCTGCAATCCGGAACGCCCTTTCAAATGGGAAAAGGTAAAAATTGGCGTGTCGTGCATCCCGATATGGGTTCCAAACAGTTGACGCTGAACCATGGACTTCACGCCCCCGGTCAAGAATTTACACAGCATTACCACGATGCGTCTGAAGACGCGATTGTTGTCTTGGAGGGTGGTGGTGCTATTCGACAGGGGGCGGTTTATACGCCGATTGCTGCGGGCGATGTTATTTTTGTTCCTGCAGGGGAGGTCCACGGAACGGTGAACACAACGCCGAATATGGCGCGTCTGATTAGTTTCCAGGCTCCGCCGGATATGGCACTCTACCGGGGTGAACGGGATACTCCGGATGAAGCCCCCACGCCCCAAGATGGACATCGGAGTAACGTTCAGGTGATCAATATGGCGCGTAGTGGTCCCGTTTTTGGGAAATCCACCGACTGGCGAAGCGTGGTTTCACCGAAAAAAGGCTCTGTTCATCTCTCCTTGGATTACATTTCCCTCAACAAAGGTGAAAGCTTTACACATGAACCGATTGATAGTGAAGCGATTTATGTGCTAAAGGATGGAAATGCCGGCGTGACAACTGGTACAGGAGAGACATGCGAATTGGAACAACATGATGTCCTCTTCCTTTCTCCGGGAGACACCTTCTCACTTTCCCAAGCAGGGGATGAACCGACAGTGGTCATATCTTGTTGGGCGGTTGCTACTTCCCACTAA
- a CDS encoding alpha-galactosidase, which yields MRADDIAVSRQGNLAVINHSKYEIKFNLSKGTWDYIDESGATIIRDGCAQITLSDGSVVKTEDAGTREFITELPETDVFGDYQQIRFSHEATGKGVRINTYLNCYAAHSAVHLKVGVENLKPEPLQLDSMTVLGVSGNRGAVLLGDLSSDYYLFINMPPVSPGVSKRLYEGFLLSETDAMYPSHDGILHDTKSGKALVFGFLTTEKWWPRVQVGCQNNNRRRGSQAQRKKSSASGVNPWALYHQCEQQCASGEEIVSETAYINFTEGATAAYNHYTELVARNVEQASQSVPACRKPITAWTLSDTQEPFDTDTLLTQTNALAENPLFQPSYAGGIDYIQLDEVSESELGSVAESSEASALQDGDGIQAVANQIRAKGFKAGIRFNPFCVALDSELLKSHPDYCIQEQTTSRRGKGNSRSRSGRNSYKPATVHLPEGGKEVALLDVSHPEVQSRIRGQIKQIVNECGYSLINADFTPYTAGLTNASHNLRWQDSSLTSVQLYRLAAKLISDAIDEARSESSLFFKEDILLAGYNAVPGPCIGSIGVNAPLLSSSVSTDVAVSSRTSDPWHHQRGTKHRLSRYASHIREHNVLWGHVFGEIAVDEPRPINEVIVEVTAAALSGGAVLCADQLTALTSSRAAYLAKIFPLVGEAATPVDLYDEPFPKIWSLPISTPRETWYLAAVFNWDDHEGDAYFELDALGLPASKDFLVHDFWMRQYLGKVSNGVTLLNIPPRSAKLLCFREEQDVPQLLATDMHYTQGSVEILSAGWDSHSESYLLVCKPLREADGTCFIHVPEGYLPTSVATYGSDYQYEWDKPICKLTFTGIQPDRLVQVSIHFAKTSGGTL from the coding sequence ATGAGAGCAGATGATATAGCAGTCTCACGGCAGGGAAATCTCGCCGTGATAAACCACAGTAAATATGAGATTAAGTTTAACCTTTCAAAAGGGACCTGGGATTACATAGATGAGAGCGGTGCCACAATTATCCGGGACGGGTGTGCCCAGATAACTCTTAGCGATGGGAGCGTTGTCAAAACGGAAGACGCTGGCACCCGCGAATTTATCACCGAGCTCCCGGAGACAGATGTTTTCGGTGACTATCAACAGATCCGCTTCTCGCACGAGGCGACAGGTAAGGGGGTTCGGATAAACACCTATCTCAATTGCTATGCCGCTCACTCTGCCGTCCACCTCAAAGTTGGTGTTGAGAACCTAAAACCGGAACCCTTGCAACTGGACAGTATGACGGTGCTTGGCGTTTCAGGGAACCGTGGAGCTGTGCTGCTCGGAGATCTCTCGTCGGATTATTACCTCTTTATCAACATGCCCCCTGTTTCTCCCGGTGTCAGTAAAAGACTCTATGAAGGGTTTCTACTGAGCGAGACCGATGCTATGTATCCCAGCCACGATGGTATCCTTCACGATACAAAGAGTGGTAAGGCACTCGTCTTTGGTTTCCTGACGACTGAAAAGTGGTGGCCCCGAGTTCAGGTTGGATGTCAAAACAACAATAGAAGACGCGGCTCGCAAGCACAGCGTAAAAAATCATCGGCATCCGGTGTTAATCCGTGGGCACTTTATCATCAGTGTGAGCAACAGTGTGCTTCTGGTGAAGAAATCGTTTCCGAAACTGCCTATATCAACTTTACAGAAGGGGCTACGGCAGCCTATAACCATTATACCGAGTTGGTGGCGCGGAATGTTGAACAAGCGTCTCAATCCGTACCTGCGTGTCGTAAACCGATTACTGCGTGGACACTTTCCGATACACAAGAGCCCTTTGACACGGATACCCTTTTAACCCAAACGAATGCCCTCGCCGAGAACCCACTGTTCCAGCCAAGTTACGCTGGTGGTATCGATTATATTCAATTAGACGAGGTGTCGGAATCAGAGTTGGGGAGTGTTGCAGAGAGTTCAGAGGCTTCGGCACTACAAGATGGTGACGGGATCCAAGCGGTTGCCAATCAAATCCGGGCAAAGGGTTTTAAAGCGGGTATCCGCTTTAATCCATTCTGTGTGGCACTTGATTCGGAACTTCTGAAGAGCCATCCGGACTATTGCATCCAGGAACAGACCACGTCTCGTCGTGGAAAAGGAAATTCTCGTAGTCGTTCAGGGCGTAATAGTTACAAACCTGCCACGGTCCATCTGCCAGAGGGTGGCAAAGAGGTTGCCCTCTTGGACGTTTCGCATCCGGAGGTGCAATCGCGCATCCGTGGACAGATTAAACAGATCGTCAACGAGTGTGGGTATTCACTCATCAACGCAGATTTCACGCCTTATACAGCGGGACTCACGAACGCTTCACACAACTTGCGTTGGCAGGACAGCAGCTTAACCTCAGTCCAACTTTATCGCCTCGCTGCGAAATTAATCAGCGATGCAATCGATGAAGCACGCTCGGAAAGTTCGCTCTTTTTCAAAGAGGACATTTTGCTTGCAGGATACAATGCTGTTCCGGGTCCGTGTATCGGTAGTATTGGTGTTAATGCTCCACTCCTGAGTTCTTCGGTTTCCACTGACGTTGCGGTTTCCAGTCGCACAAGCGACCCTTGGCATCATCAGCGTGGCACGAAGCATCGCCTGAGTCGGTATGCCTCACATATAAGGGAGCATAACGTTCTCTGGGGGCATGTTTTTGGTGAGATTGCTGTTGATGAACCACGACCTATCAACGAGGTCATCGTGGAGGTAACAGCAGCTGCGTTGAGCGGTGGGGCAGTCTTGTGTGCGGACCAACTCACAGCACTCACCTCGTCACGTGCGGCGTATTTAGCAAAAATCTTCCCGCTCGTAGGTGAAGCTGCTACACCGGTAGACCTTTACGATGAGCCTTTTCCTAAAATATGGAGTCTACCGATTTCAACGCCTCGTGAAACCTGGTATCTCGCCGCTGTCTTCAATTGGGATGATCACGAGGGTGATGCCTATTTTGAATTGGACGCGCTTGGGTTGCCTGCGTCCAAAGACTTCCTCGTTCACGACTTCTGGATGCGCCAATATCTTGGAAAGGTTTCAAACGGCGTGACCTTATTAAACATCCCGCCTCGTTCTGCCAAGCTGCTCTGCTTCCGTGAAGAACAGGATGTGCCGCAATTGCTCGCTACGGATATGCATTATACACAAGGTAGTGTTGAAATTCTGTCTGCGGGTTGGGATAGTCATAGTGAAAGTTATCTGCTTGTTTGCAAACCGCTTAGAGAGGCTGATGGTACCTGCTTTATTCATGTGCCAGAGGGTTACTTACCGACAAGCGTGGCGACTTACGGCAGCGATTATCAATATGAGTGGGACAAACCGATCTGTAAGTTGACGTTTACCGGAATTCAACCGGATAGGTTGGTGCAAGTCAGCATTCATTTTGCGAAAACTTCGGGTGGAACCTTGTAG
- a CDS encoding uracil-DNA glycosylase, with protein sequence MSRVHTQMQALKVHASTCTACDLAKTRANVVFGSGDATAKLAIVAEGPSAADNHTTFPFSGPAGDLLDEVLAANELTRADIWLTNIIKCRAASLKGGVLKNRPPKASEIKACAKWLDGELTLMLPSVILCMGAPAAKALINRSFRITEERGVWFTDTHYAPFTMATFNPAYVLRQEGENFTALRQIVIDDIAKALRKLQEPIEIPKLTLFQ encoded by the coding sequence ATGAGTCGTGTACATACACAGATGCAAGCACTTAAAGTGCACGCCAGCACTTGTACAGCTTGTGATTTGGCGAAGACTCGTGCAAATGTTGTTTTCGGTAGTGGGGATGCTACAGCGAAATTAGCGATTGTTGCGGAGGGGCCGTCTGCTGCCGATAATCACACGACGTTTCCATTTTCAGGCCCTGCTGGCGATTTGCTTGACGAGGTTTTAGCGGCAAACGAGTTAACGCGTGCAGACATCTGGCTCACGAACATCATTAAGTGTCGTGCGGCAAGTCTGAAAGGCGGTGTGTTGAAAAACCGTCCGCCGAAGGCATCAGAGATTAAGGCGTGTGCTAAATGGCTTGATGGAGAACTTACGTTGATGCTGCCCTCGGTGATTCTCTGTATGGGTGCCCCCGCGGCAAAGGCTCTTATTAATCGCAGTTTCCGCATTACGGAAGAACGCGGTGTCTGGTTTACAGATACCCACTATGCTCCATTTACCATGGCGACGTTTAACCCTGCTTATGTGCTACGACAAGAGGGCGAGAATTTTACGGCACTTCGACAGATCGTCATTGACGATATCGCCAAGGCGTTGCGGAAACTGCAGGAACCGATCGAAATTCCCAAACTGACTCTTTTTCAATAG
- a CDS encoding sigma-70 family RNA polymerase sigma factor, whose product MMVDDNVQLIRRILSGDDEAFSILMQKHQKGVHALIWRKIGDFHIAEEITQDTFIQVYKKLGTLEDPKRFHGWLYVIANRLCINWIQRNKAKTDKLNMQSLEDTHQEEIEEASYDHHMSYQRETEIKNHRQNLAKTLLHKLPESERTVVTLYYLGEMTAKEIGKFLGVSVNTIKSRLRRARKRLQQEEALLQETLNGVQLSDNLTQNVMRHIADLKPTPPAKKPLFPWAVLGATTILVILFGIGGQYLLRFQKPYSFDAQSEPTIELVDEPIYLEIVAKPAVRNQIGRTIIPGKNSGAGMQTSKTALTTNASDDIAKFSTPQWIQSIGPKGSVVYDLFEAADGTIYAAAKTGLYRLTPDATWVLINADIPNRQYRIPITEHQGTLYTVSTDEVFASEDAGETWNALGPRPKGTASGLIVTAAIQKHDPQIGITLYLALQERGVFQSNDAGQHWKPLNNGLVGKRVYTVAAIGKTLFAGTNRGLYRLCSSNWQQLLTNVSGAVYALTVDENNLYVGMAPDIILPETDEPNPSIPIGEYAPKRIFHYALPVPDIVLPETDEPNPSIPIGEYARKRIFHSADIGDSWTEITPTDESQVMNLESAIQILAVGKTLLVLGVTEFRSSDGGKTWTSLRSNIHSLYTPRLPAVAIDERTFYKADIYGINRTIDAGESWHPFVNGMTGPSMHDLAALNHRLYMQIGRDLVQSTDGGETWHSLRFNTREHTSKLDTNFYKNIRLTIANNVLYAITIRENKPSIFRTSTAGDEFIPIHNVPDFEAEEIPDNGSSSPYILHLLMNKKYTHIGAFAVGDRTFYAQYKRKLFKWKLGNRQWTDTGLVGINIVSALAVSGKTAYFGKANGKLFQSLDSGDSWKDITSTLPIRFTYFKEITFVGSMVCIATDKGVLISHTGQHWQVITDKNRMHTVIDKFATDGTTIYGVGDSGAYRLDSHHKWELLSPDIPNNHIAFLVVSNNRLYAGTYDRGMFHISIEEQMDVANSF is encoded by the coding sequence ATGATGGTAGATGATAATGTTCAACTGATTCGCCGAATTTTGTCAGGCGACGATGAAGCTTTCAGTATATTAATGCAGAAACACCAAAAGGGTGTTCATGCCCTTATATGGCGGAAAATTGGGGATTTTCATATCGCTGAGGAAATTACCCAAGACACTTTTATCCAAGTCTACAAAAAGCTTGGGACATTAGAAGACCCAAAACGATTTCATGGATGGCTGTATGTCATAGCGAATCGACTCTGCATTAATTGGATACAGCGAAATAAAGCCAAAACGGACAAGTTGAATATGCAATCGTTAGAGGACACACACCAAGAAGAAATTGAAGAGGCTTCCTACGATCATCATATGTCGTATCAACGTGAAACTGAAATTAAAAATCACCGACAGAATCTCGCCAAAACGCTCCTACACAAACTCCCAGAAAGTGAACGCACTGTCGTAACGCTTTACTATCTCGGCGAAATGACGGCGAAAGAGATCGGTAAATTCTTAGGCGTATCAGTGAATACAATCAAGAGTCGACTTCGCCGCGCCCGCAAGCGTCTACAACAGGAAGAAGCACTCCTGCAGGAAACGCTTAACGGTGTGCAATTGTCTGACAATCTCACTCAGAACGTCATGCGACACATTGCCGACCTGAAACCAACGCCGCCCGCTAAGAAACCCTTATTCCCTTGGGCAGTTCTCGGTGCCACAACCATCTTAGTAATACTCTTCGGCATCGGCGGTCAATATCTCCTCCGGTTTCAGAAGCCATACAGTTTTGACGCACAATCCGAACCTACCATTGAACTCGTTGATGAACCTATCTACCTTGAGATCGTCGCAAAACCCGCCGTGCGGAATCAGATCGGTAGAACAATTATCCCCGGTAAAAATAGCGGGGCAGGCATGCAAACCTCGAAAACCGCCCTCACCACAAACGCATCGGACGATATCGCCAAGTTCTCCACTCCACAATGGATACAGTCAATCGGTCCCAAAGGCAGCGTTGTCTATGACCTCTTTGAAGCTGCTGACGGAACGATCTACGCTGCTGCAAAAACAGGTCTCTATAGATTGACACCCGACGCGACATGGGTACTTATTAACGCCGATATTCCCAACCGACAGTACCGAATACCTATCACAGAACACCAAGGCACCCTCTATACTGTCTCTACTGATGAGGTGTTCGCTTCAGAAGATGCCGGTGAAACGTGGAACGCCCTTGGACCGCGTCCGAAGGGAACCGCAAGCGGACTCATCGTCACAGCGGCAATCCAAAAGCACGATCCACAAATAGGCATAACACTGTATCTCGCGCTTCAAGAGAGAGGAGTCTTCCAATCTAACGATGCCGGTCAGCACTGGAAACCTCTAAACAACGGATTGGTAGGGAAACGGGTTTATACAGTCGCTGCAATCGGAAAAACCTTATTTGCTGGTACAAACCGGGGGCTCTATCGCCTCTGTTCAAGCAACTGGCAACAACTACTCACCAACGTATCTGGTGCAGTTTACGCCTTGACTGTCGACGAAAACAACCTCTATGTCGGAATGGCACCTGATATTATTCTCCCAGAAACCGATGAACCAAATCCATCAATACCTATAGGTGAATACGCACCAAAAAGAATCTTCCACTACGCCTTGCCGGTACCTGATATTGTTCTCCCAGAAACCGATGAACCAAATCCATCAATACCTATAGGTGAATACGCACGAAAGAGAATCTTCCACTCGGCAGATATTGGAGACTCATGGACTGAAATAACACCTACGGATGAATCTCAAGTTATGAATTTGGAATCTGCTATACAGATTTTGGCTGTAGGTAAGACGCTCTTAGTTCTCGGAGTAACCGAATTTCGATCCAGCGATGGCGGGAAAACGTGGACCTCCCTTAGATCCAACATCCATTCACTTTATACACCGAGACTTCCAGCGGTGGCTATCGATGAAAGGACATTTTACAAAGCCGACATATACGGGATTAACCGAACAATTGATGCCGGTGAGTCCTGGCACCCATTTGTAAACGGCATGACAGGTCCCTCAATGCATGACTTGGCCGCACTAAATCATAGACTCTATATGCAGATCGGAAGAGACCTCGTCCAGTCAACTGATGGCGGTGAGACATGGCACAGTCTTCGCTTCAATACCCGGGAGCACACATCCAAATTAGATACCAATTTTTATAAAAATATAAGACTAACAATCGCCAATAATGTCCTCTATGCCATTACGATTCGGGAAAACAAACCGAGCATTTTCCGCACATCCACCGCTGGAGATGAATTCATCCCCATTCACAATGTTCCCGATTTTGAAGCCGAGGAAATTCCAGACAATGGCAGTTCCTCACCATATATATTACACCTACTAATGAACAAAAAATACACCCACATTGGAGCCTTTGCTGTCGGCGATCGGACATTTTACGCACAATACAAGCGGAAACTTTTCAAATGGAAACTTGGCAATCGCCAATGGACCGACACAGGATTAGTCGGTATCAATATCGTATCTGCATTGGCTGTTTCAGGTAAAACCGCCTACTTCGGTAAAGCAAATGGAAAATTGTTTCAATCCCTTGACAGCGGCGACTCTTGGAAAGACATCACATCAACACTGCCGATCCGCTTTACGTATTTCAAGGAGATAACCTTCGTAGGTTCAATGGTTTGTATCGCAACCGACAAAGGCGTCCTAATCTCACATACTGGACAACACTGGCAAGTCATCACTGATAAAAACCGGATGCACACCGTCATAGACAAATTCGCCACAGATGGCACTACAATCTACGGTGTCGGTGATAGCGGCGCATACCGCTTAGATTCTCACCACAAGTGGGAACTACTTTCCCCAGATATCCCCAATAATCATATTGCATTTCTCGTTGTCAGTAACAATCGGCTTTACGCCGGAACCTACGATCGCGGCATGTTCCACATCTCAATTGAAGAGCAAATGGATGTAGCCAATTCGTTCTGA
- a CDS encoding LamG domain-containing protein, which produces MIRLIISLITVCLMFTQLSTAEIDPASIVGAWLFNEKSGKVAADSSDNGNDGALVGGAKWVKGKFGNAIELNGKDAWVTVPEIGPLEDFTLLKWFNSTGRVGLWRCFFNRDGWAAGFVHYQFRPDNKMEMAIHSNNPVRHPGWPNSDFTADKDILNKWFHLAVAYSSTDEFVRVYFDGELDAEGKWGPLPGEFGPGRIGSWSGGGREWEGMFDEMLLFDVALEEDDIQMLMENGLEDTLAVEAADKAATIWGKIKSEFTDK; this is translated from the coding sequence ATGATACGCTTGATAATCAGTTTAATCACTGTATGTCTCATGTTTACACAACTCAGCACCGCTGAAATTGATCCGGCATCTATTGTTGGTGCGTGGCTGTTCAACGAAAAAAGTGGAAAAGTCGCTGCAGATTCATCCGACAATGGCAACGATGGCGCCCTTGTCGGCGGTGCTAAATGGGTGAAGGGTAAATTCGGCAACGCCATTGAACTCAACGGTAAGGATGCTTGGGTCACTGTTCCAGAGATTGGACCGCTTGAGGACTTTACACTCCTAAAGTGGTTCAATTCGACAGGTAGGGTTGGACTGTGGAGATGCTTCTTTAACCGTGACGGTTGGGCTGCTGGGTTTGTCCACTATCAATTCCGTCCAGACAACAAAATGGAAATGGCGATCCACTCCAACAACCCAGTGCGACATCCGGGGTGGCCCAATTCGGATTTCACAGCAGACAAGGATATTCTAAATAAATGGTTTCATCTCGCAGTTGCTTACAGCAGCACAGATGAATTCGTCCGCGTCTACTTCGATGGCGAACTGGATGCGGAGGGCAAATGGGGTCCCTTGCCCGGGGAATTTGGACCTGGACGGATCGGTTCATGGAGTGGTGGCGGCAGAGAATGGGAAGGCATGTTCGATGAAATGCTACTCTTCGATGTCGCGTTAGAGGAAGACGACATTCAAATGCTCATGGAGAACGGCTTAGAAGACACCCTCGCAGTTGAGGCAGCGGACAAAGCTGCAACAATTTGGGGTAAAATTAAGTCAGAATTTACGGACAAATAG
- a CDS encoding Rieske 2Fe-2S domain-containing protein — MESRRKFFKSLGWGTFVAASGLAFGPGLVRYLYPRVLFEPSSVFKAGFPAEYPPGSVSEKFKKEPFGVWIVRKQDGEFYALLTICTHLGCTPRWLGSENKFKCPCHGSGFDREGVNYEGPAPRPLERVKITLAEDGQIEIDKSVKFLGEKGQWTDQGSFLKV, encoded by the coding sequence GTGGAATCTCGACGTAAATTTTTCAAATCTCTCGGTTGGGGGACTTTCGTTGCGGCATCGGGTTTGGCCTTCGGACCGGGATTGGTTCGGTATCTGTATCCACGCGTGCTGTTTGAACCCTCCTCCGTTTTTAAAGCAGGATTTCCGGCTGAATATCCACCGGGCAGCGTTAGTGAAAAGTTCAAAAAAGAGCCGTTTGGTGTCTGGATTGTCCGAAAACAGGACGGTGAATTCTATGCACTTTTAACTATCTGCACACACCTCGGATGCACACCTCGCTGGCTCGGGTCTGAAAACAAATTCAAGTGTCCGTGTCACGGTAGTGGTTTTGACCGAGAGGGCGTTAACTATGAAGGTCCGGCACCACGACCGCTTGAACGTGTTAAGATTACGTTAGCAGAAGATGGCCAGATCGAAATCGACAAGTCTGTGAAGTTTTTAGGTGAGAAGGGGCAGTGGACTGACCAAGGCTCCTTTTTGAAGGTCTGA